One region of Phycisphaerae bacterium genomic DNA includes:
- a CDS encoding MBL fold metallo-hydrolase, translating into MLVALCLLTGLAQAEEKVKLKDGESASHGGDAATYQIVDVYQFPGFRIAQLNLPVLSHYSYILASGKEALVVDPGRDVQSYLDFVSKEGLTVKGVFLTHSHADFVAGHMEMARATGCPIYKRTVAGTEFKYEPLKEGDKLTVGEATVVAIDTPGHTHESLTGYVYSRQKTDRPEAMFTGDVLFVGSVGRPDLLEGTMTAATLASMSFDTWNNKLSKAGDDVMILPAHGAGSLCGAHLSDKPFSTIGAEKTSNPYVQHHGRSEYVAAVLEGLPEAPQYFKHNAAMNKKGPELIDWKAALPPEVPAGPELTDASKHYVVDLRDADSFAAGHIPHSVNIGVRGRFETWTGIMVPWGAPLVLCGSPEELKEAIHRLHRVGYRAGIITWESWRNAALPVLTNAPIKPADLHARMQQGDAPIIVDVRLPSEWMGVRIGTVVNLPLNHLAELSVKLDPSLPVVAVCNSAYRSSMAVGILERNGFKQVSSLAGGSEAWINAGLPVHGSETRAGGSSPGAHRAVRLADRISAEELKRTIKDLPGTFDLVDIRPPQDFADYSIPGSRNVDIADLIGNPAYLVGAGPLVVVDRDGSLAMQTAGILSQKTQRVVKALYGGVEGYWQASELAPAVREVPLSPRTGLMPVPSAAAPAQRPLQPKPETPQAPKKKSAGC; encoded by the coding sequence ATGTTGGTGGCTCTGTGCCTTCTCACAGGATTGGCACAGGCTGAAGAGAAGGTCAAGCTCAAGGACGGAGAATCGGCATCCCATGGTGGGGATGCGGCCACCTACCAGATTGTGGATGTCTACCAGTTTCCGGGCTTCCGCATCGCGCAGCTCAATCTGCCGGTGCTGTCGCACTACTCCTACATTCTGGCCAGCGGCAAGGAAGCACTGGTCGTGGATCCCGGCCGGGACGTCCAGAGCTATCTGGATTTCGTCAGCAAGGAAGGGTTGACAGTCAAGGGCGTGTTCCTGACTCATTCCCATGCCGATTTCGTCGCTGGCCACATGGAGATGGCCAGAGCCACAGGCTGCCCGATCTACAAGCGAACCGTCGCCGGCACCGAGTTCAAATATGAACCGCTCAAGGAAGGCGACAAGCTGACCGTCGGCGAGGCAACGGTGGTGGCCATCGATACGCCCGGCCACACACACGAGTCCCTCACCGGCTATGTCTACAGCCGCCAGAAGACGGATCGGCCGGAAGCCATGTTCACCGGCGACGTCCTGTTCGTCGGCAGCGTGGGACGACCGGACCTGCTCGAAGGCACCATGACCGCGGCGACATTGGCTTCGATGTCCTTCGACACCTGGAACAACAAGCTCTCTAAAGCGGGTGACGACGTCATGATCCTCCCTGCACATGGGGCCGGCTCGCTCTGCGGTGCCCACCTCAGCGACAAACCTTTCTCGACGATCGGAGCCGAGAAGACGTCGAATCCTTACGTGCAGCATCACGGTCGCAGTGAATATGTCGCGGCGGTGCTGGAGGGCTTGCCGGAAGCCCCGCAATACTTCAAGCACAACGCGGCCATGAACAAGAAGGGTCCGGAACTCATTGACTGGAAGGCCGCGTTGCCCCCGGAAGTACCAGCTGGTCCGGAACTCACGGACGCCAGCAAACACTATGTCGTTGACCTGCGAGACGCGGATTCGTTCGCGGCCGGACACATCCCCCATTCGGTCAATATCGGCGTGCGCGGGCGTTTCGAAACCTGGACGGGCATCATGGTGCCCTGGGGCGCGCCGCTGGTTCTCTGCGGCAGCCCAGAGGAGTTGAAGGAAGCGATTCACCGTCTACATCGGGTCGGGTACCGGGCCGGGATTATCACCTGGGAGAGTTGGAGGAACGCGGCTCTGCCGGTCTTGACTAATGCGCCAATCAAGCCTGCCGACCTGCATGCGAGGATGCAGCAAGGCGACGCCCCGATCATCGTCGACGTGCGGCTGCCCAGCGAATGGATGGGCGTCCGCATCGGCACGGTAGTCAACCTGCCGCTGAATCACCTGGCTGAGCTGTCGGTGAAGCTTGATCCGTCGCTCCCGGTCGTGGCAGTGTGCAACTCCGCCTACCGCTCCAGCATGGCGGTGGGAATTCTGGAACGAAACGGCTTCAAGCAGGTTTCGTCGCTCGCCGGCGGCAGCGAAGCCTGGATCAACGCCGGCCTGCCGGTCCACGGGTCTGAAACCAGGGCGGGGGGGAGCTCGCCGGGCGCCCATCGGGCCGTGCGCCTCGCGGATCGGATCTCCGCCGAGGAACTCAAGCGAACGATCAAGGACCTGCCCGGGACCTTCGATCTGGTGGACATCAGGCCGCCCCAGGATTTCGCGGACTACAGCATCCCCGGCTCCAGGAACGTGGATATCGCCGATCTGATCGGCAACCCGGCGTATCTGGTCGGTGCAGGCCCGCTGGTCGTCGTAGACCGGGACGGCTCCCTGGCCATGCAGACGGCGGGCATCCTCTCTCAGAAAACCCAGCGTGTGGTCAAAGCCCTGTACGGCGGCGTAGAGGGCTACTGGCAGGCAAGCGAGTTGGCTCCGGCCGTAAGGGAAGTGCCACTCTCCCCTCGAACCGGGCTCATGCCCGTACCATCCGCTGCCGCCCCGGCACAACGGCCGTTGCAGCCCAAACCGGAGACGCCGCAGGCTCCCAAGAAGAAGAGTGCAGGGTGCTAA
- a CDS encoding family 16 glycosylhydrolase, translating to MMSLWHHGIGPMLAAWVMASAGTGAAVAAEFFDDFSYAGGGAGNPVDPQFQCFGWYVRNGSGGPGPAGVSWREDYVTWADDPSILGNRVMRLRATTDGTAAGTFQSEVDTDGDPFLEGTYSARIKFADSFAGAGQHSVQAFVTYKGLVCDPSYSECDIEYTPTDPWSTRCGALPALHLQTWEQFCDNPFVEEKLPGTPSPVCGTLAGWHTYTIQISDGTVRYYVDGVLRASHGGRYYPESSMRILLLHWFATPLNANISADLTMEVDWVYHATNTILTAAQTESAVAAYRASGVTRHNGLGTFPDCNANAIPDWCESDSDGDGLIDACDDTKVWRVKRDAIGAQTGLNWADALTDLQSALAAAKAGDEIWVAAGTYQPALPDGDRNLSFRLVSGVALYGGFAGYEYQRFERNPSVNVTVLSGDLNNNDGVLPANNADNSYVVIDASATDASTTLDGFTVTGANGTYGGGLFIDGGNLTVYSCSFIGNSAVFGGAICMHESEPTISRCYFGGNQALQDGGALYLDLGSSPRIIACAYEGNEAGYAGGAARVLASSPLFISCTFRGNHAQYGGAIQHYESAAPMLANCLLSGNVAGDAGGAIHNTGSSPLVVNCTIAFNSAAQGGGLLGWPPSMTTVTNSIVWGNSDLTGNGEQAQVATTTASLSYCCVQNWTGTASGTAVSAADPLFVDADGPDNVPGNEDDNYRLRGGSPCIDAGDNSILPPDVVDLDADGNRTEPIALDVAGYRRLEDAVAVPDTGLGTAPLVDLGPFEHVPVLPGDFDYDRDVDLVDFRHLRMCALGPAIPQTRPECLDADLDGDADVDQADFGLLQQSLGTRE from the coding sequence ATGATGTCGCTTTGGCACCATGGAATCGGGCCGATGCTTGCCGCTTGGGTGATGGCCTCGGCAGGCACTGGCGCCGCTGTCGCCGCAGAGTTCTTCGACGATTTCAGCTACGCGGGTGGCGGGGCGGGCAATCCTGTGGATCCTCAGTTCCAGTGTTTCGGCTGGTACGTGCGAAACGGGTCGGGAGGGCCGGGGCCGGCCGGGGTCAGCTGGCGGGAGGATTACGTAACCTGGGCCGATGACCCGTCGATTCTCGGTAACCGCGTCATGCGACTTCGAGCGACGACCGACGGCACAGCTGCGGGTACCTTTCAATCCGAAGTTGACACGGATGGTGACCCGTTCCTCGAGGGTACCTACAGTGCCCGGATCAAGTTCGCCGATAGCTTCGCGGGTGCCGGCCAACACAGCGTTCAGGCGTTTGTCACCTACAAGGGTCTGGTCTGCGACCCGAGCTACTCCGAGTGTGATATCGAATACACACCCACGGATCCATGGAGCACACGATGCGGAGCGTTACCTGCCCTTCATCTGCAGACCTGGGAGCAATTCTGTGACAACCCCTTTGTCGAAGAGAAGCTCCCGGGAACGCCATCGCCAGTGTGCGGGACACTGGCGGGCTGGCACACCTACACCATTCAGATCAGCGATGGAACGGTGCGCTATTACGTCGACGGGGTATTGCGGGCCAGTCACGGGGGCAGATACTACCCCGAATCGAGCATGCGTATTCTGCTGTTGCACTGGTTTGCGACGCCCCTCAACGCAAATATCAGTGCCGATCTGACCATGGAGGTGGACTGGGTCTACCATGCGACAAACACGATTCTCACCGCCGCCCAAACCGAGAGCGCCGTGGCGGCGTATCGAGCGTCGGGGGTCACTCGCCATAATGGTCTGGGCACGTTCCCCGACTGCAATGCGAATGCCATTCCGGACTGGTGCGAATCTGACAGCGATGGGGACGGCCTCATCGACGCCTGCGATGACACGAAGGTGTGGCGAGTCAAGCGGGATGCGATCGGCGCACAGACCGGCCTGAACTGGGCCGACGCATTGACCGATCTGCAGTCCGCCCTGGCCGCCGCCAAGGCGGGAGATGAGATTTGGGTAGCGGCCGGCACCTACCAACCCGCTTTGCCCGACGGAGACCGCAACCTGAGCTTTCGCCTCGTGTCAGGCGTTGCGCTATACGGCGGCTTCGCCGGCTACGAGTATCAGCGGTTCGAACGCAACCCGTCTGTCAACGTCACCGTGCTCAGCGGCGATCTGAACAACAACGATGGGGTATTGCCGGCGAACAACGCCGACAACAGCTACGTCGTGATCGACGCATCCGCAACCGACGCCTCGACCACATTGGACGGCTTCACAGTCACCGGAGCGAATGGAACATACGGAGGAGGCTTGTTTATTGACGGCGGCAATCTGACCGTCTACTCCTGCTCGTTCATCGGCAATTCGGCCGTATTCGGAGGTGCCATCTGCATGCACGAAAGCGAGCCCACCATCTCCCGCTGCTACTTCGGGGGCAATCAGGCGTTACAGGATGGCGGAGCCTTGTACCTGGATCTGGGCAGCTCGCCCCGAATCATCGCTTGTGCGTATGAGGGCAATGAGGCCGGTTACGCTGGCGGCGCGGCCCGAGTACTGGCGAGCTCACCCCTGTTCATCAGCTGTACATTCCGAGGCAACCACGCCCAATACGGGGGAGCCATCCAGCATTACGAGTCGGCAGCCCCGATGCTCGCCAATTGCCTGTTGAGCGGCAACGTAGCCGGCGACGCCGGGGGGGCGATCCACAACACGGGCAGCTCACCACTCGTGGTCAATTGCACCATCGCTTTCAACTCCGCCGCACAGGGGGGAGGCTTACTTGGCTGGCCACCCAGCATGACCACGGTGACCAACAGCATCGTCTGGGGTAACAGCGACCTGACCGGGAACGGCGAACAAGCCCAGGTGGCCACCACCACCGCCAGCCTGAGCTACTGTTGTGTTCAGAACTGGACGGGAACGGCCAGCGGTACGGCAGTATCCGCGGCCGACCCGTTGTTCGTCGATGCCGATGGACCAGACAACGTGCCCGGCAACGAGGATGACAATTATCGTCTGCGTGGCGGTTCTCCGTGCATTGACGCAGGCGACAACTCCATTCTGCCCCCTGACGTCGTCGATCTTGACGCCGACGGCAACAGGACCGAGCCAATCGCTCTCGATGTCGCAGGCTATCGACGACTTGAGGATGCGGTGGCCGTGCCGGACACCGGACTCGGAACAGCCCCCCTGGTTGATCTTGGTCCGTTTGAACACGTGCCGGTGCTACCAGGAGATTTTGACTACGACCGCGATGTTGACCTGGTGGATTTCCGGCATCTGCGGATGTGTGCCCTCGGGCCCGCTATCCCCCAAACCCGTCCGGAGTGTCTGGATGCGGACCTTGACGGGGACGCCGACGTGGATCAGGCCGACTTCGGCCTTCTGCAACAATCCCTCGGCACGAGAGAGTAG
- a CDS encoding sigma-54-dependent Fis family transcriptional regulator, with protein sequence MADILIVDDDANLRVALEMSLKQAGHHCRLASTGAQGWAELQQQQPDLALLDLQLPDTSGVELLARMHEERMNLPVIIMTAFGTVTNAVSAMKQGATDFIEKPLSVKDMCRLVVRLLKSRELVERIDNRPDVDLAETGETQLIAASPAMKQVTALAEKIARLPTRSGIGLTATLICGDTGTGKEMVARFIHRHGPNPHGPFIHVNCTAIPESLFEMEHFGHERGVFTDAKSEKQGLLEAANGGTLLLDEIGDMPLQMQGKLLVAIETGRFRRVGATAEQTVDARILAATNIDLEEKAQAGRFRMDLYHRLKMFQIRLPPLRERPEDLWALAEYFLGQFSRQLQRAVPVLTPEAREFMRGYSWPGNARELAHVILQTLVTSDEPEILPTHLGLPNAPASPSASSPTAAIELDFSAGSLSLAEVERRLLQAALAHAGHNITEAARLLGMPRGTLRYRLEKLGLV encoded by the coding sequence ATGGCGGACATCCTGATCGTCGACGATGACGCGAATCTGCGGGTCGCCCTGGAGATGAGCCTCAAGCAGGCCGGCCACCACTGCAGGCTCGCCAGCACGGGGGCTCAGGGATGGGCAGAACTCCAACAACAGCAGCCCGACCTCGCTCTGCTGGACCTTCAGCTTCCGGACACAAGCGGCGTGGAACTGCTGGCCCGTATGCACGAGGAGCGAATGAACCTCCCCGTTATCATCATGACGGCGTTCGGCACGGTCACCAATGCCGTCTCGGCGATGAAACAGGGAGCCACCGACTTCATCGAGAAGCCGCTGTCGGTCAAGGACATGTGCCGGCTGGTCGTTCGCCTCCTCAAGAGTCGTGAACTCGTTGAACGAATTGACAATCGCCCGGACGTCGATTTGGCCGAGACGGGAGAAACCCAGCTCATTGCCGCCAGCCCGGCGATGAAGCAGGTCACGGCGCTGGCCGAGAAGATCGCCCGTTTGCCCACCAGGTCCGGCATCGGTCTCACCGCGACACTGATCTGCGGCGACACCGGCACCGGCAAGGAGATGGTCGCCCGGTTCATTCACCGGCACGGGCCCAATCCCCACGGACCGTTTATCCATGTGAACTGCACGGCCATCCCGGAGAGTCTCTTCGAGATGGAACACTTCGGCCATGAACGTGGTGTGTTCACAGACGCCAAATCGGAAAAGCAGGGGCTGCTGGAGGCCGCCAACGGAGGAACGCTCCTTCTTGACGAGATCGGGGATATGCCCCTGCAGATGCAGGGCAAGCTGCTTGTCGCAATCGAGACCGGTCGGTTCCGGAGAGTCGGGGCGACAGCCGAGCAGACCGTGGATGCCCGCATCCTCGCGGCTACGAACATCGATCTGGAGGAGAAGGCCCAGGCCGGCCGATTCAGGATGGACCTCTACCACCGACTCAAGATGTTCCAGATCCGGCTGCCCCCGCTTCGAGAGCGGCCGGAGGACTTGTGGGCTTTGGCCGAGTACTTCCTGGGTCAGTTCAGTCGTCAATTGCAGCGAGCTGTTCCCGTGCTGACACCGGAAGCTCGCGAGTTCATGCGCGGCTATTCCTGGCCGGGCAATGCCCGCGAACTGGCCCACGTAATCCTGCAGACGCTGGTGACGAGTGATGAGCCGGAAATCCTACCGACTCACCTCGGGCTTCCCAACGCCCCGGCAAGCCCCTCAGCCTCCTCACCGACTGCGGCAATCGAACTCGATTTCTCGGCCGGTTCACTTTCGCTGGCCGAGGTCGAGCGCCGTCTTCTGCAAGCCGCCCTCGCCCATGCCGGCCACAACATCACCGAGGCTGCACGCCTCCTCGGCATGCCACGAGGTACACTGCGGTATCGTCTCGAGAAGCTCGGTCTCGTGTGA
- a CDS encoding YeeE/YedE family protein, which produces MNTDRSDESRAPKPYMNPYLAGVLLGLTLLASFLILGAGLGASAGIARVGAFAESCVAAEHVLSSKYFGGWGTQPLRYYLVFMLAGTFLGGLFSALLANRLSLRIERGHAASPGLRAALALVGGIMVGYASRLAQGCTSGQALTGGAMLLSGSLVFLGCVFAGGYATAWFVRRQWHD; this is translated from the coding sequence ATGAACACAGACAGATCCGATGAATCACGAGCCCCGAAGCCCTATATGAACCCCTACCTGGCAGGTGTGCTGCTAGGCCTGACCCTTCTGGCCTCGTTCCTGATTCTGGGAGCGGGGCTGGGCGCATCGGCCGGCATCGCTCGGGTTGGGGCGTTCGCGGAAAGCTGCGTGGCCGCCGAGCATGTCTTGTCGTCCAAGTACTTTGGCGGATGGGGCACCCAACCGTTACGCTACTACCTCGTCTTCATGCTGGCCGGGACGTTCCTGGGTGGCCTGTTCTCGGCCCTGCTGGCCAATCGTCTCAGTCTGCGGATCGAACGTGGCCATGCGGCGTCTCCCGGTCTGCGGGCGGCTCTGGCCCTCGTCGGCGGCATTATGGTCGGCTATGCCAGCCGACTGGCCCAGGGATGCACCTCGGGCCAGGCTCTGACCGGAGGCGCGATGCTCCTGTCGGGTAGCCTGGTGTTCCTGGGCTGTGTGTTTGCCGGCGGATATGCAACCGCCTGGTTCGTCAGGAGGCAGTGGCATGATTAG
- a CDS encoding glycosyltransferase family 2 protein, with protein MASLAAPKCVFSNHILDADPRCAMPGRLLVVTVVSTMVMAVFASTYVPYRVFSWSLSLIQDHPNRALLLPAILFLTGAALLSGGRWIIFFSLTFLELRRYRRRRSPPVASWPTVSIFVPAFNEGDTIAPALDSLIALDYPSFEVIVVDDGSTDATYENATPFQGDYRNCSVRVYRKPNGGKWSALNFAFAHSTGELCLCVDADSKLAPQSIRLMVERMSNPTIDAVAGQIRVRNRVNLLTRLQALEYVMASGALRLAQSHSGTVLVVPGPLGLYRRSIMEEVFMRWGPSGRPVKPGHIYGPLDGDTFAEDFDLSLSVLSLGGRIVYEPYAVSHTKAPEWPFALLSQRYRWARGTIQVLRKYFQRSRAYPSMLRPRVLGWLAITYGAEMFALPFAYAAGMAAVLFYLVSGGSLAAILLGACPVLMLSLNAAAFCIALHGDSLSLLPALLVYDFYHGFMLNSAWLIAVLDEIRGTSMRWS; from the coding sequence ATGGCGAGTCTCGCGGCGCCCAAGTGCGTGTTCTCGAATCACATTCTCGACGCGGACCCCCGCTGCGCCATGCCAGGACGCCTGCTGGTCGTAACCGTGGTCTCCACAATGGTCATGGCCGTCTTCGCCTCAACTTACGTGCCCTATCGTGTCTTCTCGTGGTCGCTGAGTCTGATCCAAGACCATCCCAACCGTGCTCTACTTTTGCCGGCAATCCTCTTTTTGACCGGCGCGGCATTGCTTTCCGGGGGGCGGTGGATCATCTTCTTCTCTCTGACGTTTCTCGAGTTGCGCAGATACCGCCGCCGACGGAGTCCCCCTGTCGCCAGCTGGCCAACTGTATCCATCTTCGTGCCGGCCTTCAACGAGGGAGACACCATTGCCCCGGCTCTGGATTCACTCATCGCCCTGGACTATCCAAGCTTCGAAGTGATCGTTGTCGACGACGGCTCGACGGATGCCACTTACGAAAATGCCACCCCGTTTCAGGGCGATTACCGCAACTGCAGCGTCCGCGTTTACCGCAAACCAAACGGTGGGAAATGGAGCGCCCTCAACTTCGCTTTTGCCCATTCAACCGGCGAACTCTGCCTCTGCGTCGATGCCGACTCCAAGCTGGCTCCGCAATCCATTCGCCTCATGGTGGAGCGAATGTCCAATCCCACAATCGACGCAGTAGCCGGCCAGATTCGGGTGCGCAACCGAGTCAATCTGCTGACTCGCCTGCAGGCTCTTGAATATGTCATGGCCAGCGGAGCACTGCGTCTGGCCCAAAGCCATTCGGGAACGGTCCTCGTGGTTCCCGGACCACTCGGGCTCTATCGCCGTTCAATCATGGAGGAGGTCTTCATGCGCTGGGGCCCGAGCGGACGTCCGGTCAAACCCGGCCATATCTATGGCCCGCTGGACGGAGACACGTTCGCCGAGGACTTCGATCTCAGTCTGTCGGTCCTCTCTCTCGGGGGACGGATAGTTTACGAGCCCTATGCCGTCTCGCATACCAAGGCGCCCGAATGGCCGTTTGCCTTGCTTAGTCAACGCTACCGCTGGGCGCGAGGCACCATTCAAGTGCTGAGGAAGTACTTCCAGCGTTCACGCGCCTACCCGTCAATGCTCCGGCCGCGCGTGTTGGGCTGGCTTGCCATCACGTACGGCGCGGAGATGTTCGCCTTGCCGTTTGCCTATGCGGCCGGGATGGCCGCGGTGCTTTTCTATCTGGTGAGCGGCGGCAGCCTGGCAGCGATCCTCCTGGGTGCTTGCCCGGTCCTCATGCTGAGTCTCAACGCAGCGGCGTTCTGCATCGCCCTGCACGGCGACAGCCTGTCACTCTTGCCCGCGTTGCTCGTGTACGACTTCTATCACGGATTCATGTTGAACAGCGCCTGGCTTATTGCGGTTCTTGACGAGATCCGCGGCACCTCGATGCGCTGGTCTTGA
- a CDS encoding HAMP domain-containing histidine kinase — protein sequence MTLRHKFGLLALLYVATLAANFAMCSWCLLMYYHSFLERQASEPAGLAEAGGVTGNSIRARPGLEADNTLRLTTAGPVERPWRETYILQILGLNALCGLAVGLAASRLVRRWVIRPVEILHDAVVEIAGGRLSHRIVDPTGDELGELAQGVNTMAASIVTMQGQLVEHERRQVANQALRCIVHNIRSPLTGIRWLAEAIGMRSGLDPRTARAQNRITEVVDGVLSWLQGFRESLAAMSMQVRETSAATVIRMALEGCAEVADERGITVEVHHSPEVAQIRLEQVQFVSALQVVLSVAIAKTPAGGIVRLSMGRSGQLPGYWQVAIEYGTALAGDSSSARSHRISQDDLAMAERVVRLHGGRLEWLHAPQKPGRCLVIMPG from the coding sequence ATGACGCTCCGCCATAAATTCGGTCTCCTCGCCTTGCTCTACGTCGCCACGTTGGCGGCCAACTTCGCGATGTGCTCCTGGTGCCTGCTGATGTACTACCACTCTTTTCTTGAACGGCAAGCCAGTGAGCCTGCCGGATTGGCAGAGGCAGGCGGGGTAACGGGCAATTCGATACGAGCGCGCCCCGGTCTGGAAGCCGACAACACCTTGAGACTGACTACCGCAGGACCCGTGGAGCGGCCATGGCGCGAAACGTACATTCTGCAGATCCTAGGGCTGAATGCTCTCTGTGGACTGGCTGTGGGGCTAGCAGCCTCAAGGCTGGTCCGGCGCTGGGTCATCCGCCCCGTTGAGATACTCCACGACGCCGTGGTCGAAATCGCAGGCGGCAGGCTCTCGCACCGGATCGTAGATCCGACGGGTGATGAACTCGGCGAGCTCGCCCAAGGCGTCAATACCATGGCCGCCAGCATTGTGACAATGCAGGGGCAGCTCGTTGAACACGAAAGACGACAAGTCGCAAACCAGGCGTTGCGCTGTATCGTTCACAACATTCGCAGTCCTTTGACCGGGATCCGATGGCTCGCGGAGGCCATTGGGATGCGAAGCGGCCTTGATCCCAGGACAGCCCGAGCCCAGAACCGCATCACGGAAGTCGTTGATGGGGTACTGAGTTGGCTTCAGGGTTTTCGCGAGTCCCTGGCGGCCATGTCCATGCAGGTTCGAGAGACCAGCGCGGCGACCGTCATCAGGATGGCGTTGGAAGGATGTGCCGAGGTCGCGGACGAGCGAGGGATCACCGTTGAGGTACACCACTCGCCCGAGGTTGCCCAGATTCGTCTCGAGCAGGTACAGTTTGTCTCGGCGCTGCAGGTGGTGCTTTCGGTCGCGATCGCCAAGACGCCTGCGGGAGGGATTGTCCGGCTGAGTATGGGCCGATCCGGTCAACTGCCCGGCTATTGGCAGGTGGCCATCGAATACGGTACAGCTCTCGCCGGCGACTCGTCCTCCGCTCGGTCACACCGCATCAGCCAGGATGACCTGGCCATGGCCGAGAGGGTCGTGCGTCTGCACGGCGGGCGGCTTGAGTGGCTTCACGCTCCCCAGAAGCCGGGTCGCTGCCTCGTAATCATGCCGGGTTAG
- a CDS encoding type II secretion system protein, with the protein MSGRQSKLSVTATGKGFTLLELLVTVGIIAALIAILSVSVSKVRNAGRTVMCMNNLKTVSQEFFRFADDSTRTYRGDSERTGRLFRIEDFQEKLYRVHEFWDGGDSKEIAIDQSTLPLACPAASGILTKRRSLPCSESAVVPLENISTAFNMRLDRVSTVVRGWPLLQRTRLTTRILEHPDVPLAFGADGAEAARNGVIPYYSTPSAGDTGLYGTGKFWFPSLRHEGKLNVAFIGGYVLRTADPGSSPKSNWKYQPPLQ; encoded by the coding sequence ATGAGCGGTCGACAGTCAAAACTCTCAGTCACGGCGACGGGGAAAGGGTTCACGCTGCTCGAACTCCTCGTCACGGTCGGTATCATTGCCGCGCTGATCGCGATCCTGAGCGTGTCCGTGTCCAAGGTTCGGAATGCCGGCCGGACGGTCATGTGCATGAATAACCTGAAGACCGTTAGCCAGGAGTTCTTCCGATTCGCAGATGACTCGACGCGCACCTATCGAGGAGACAGCGAACGGACGGGAAGGCTGTTTCGAATCGAGGACTTCCAGGAGAAGCTCTACCGAGTGCACGAATTCTGGGATGGAGGCGACTCCAAGGAAATCGCCATCGATCAGTCGACGCTGCCGTTGGCCTGCCCGGCGGCCTCGGGCATTCTGACCAAGCGAAGGAGCCTGCCCTGCAGCGAAAGCGCTGTTGTTCCGCTGGAGAACATCAGTACGGCATTTAACATGCGGCTGGATCGCGTGAGCACGGTCGTTCGGGGTTGGCCGCTGCTTCAGCGGACGCGCCTGACCACACGAATCCTGGAGCATCCTGATGTTCCGCTGGCCTTCGGAGCTGACGGGGCAGAGGCGGCGCGCAACGGCGTCATCCCCTACTACTCCACTCCGTCGGCGGGAGACACCGGTCTATACGGAACGGGCAAGTTCTGGTTCCCGTCTCTTCGACATGAGGGCAAGTTGAATGTGGCCTTCATCGGTGGGTACGTGCTGAGAACCGCCGACCCGGGCAGCTCACCCAAGTCCAACTGGAAGTACCAGCCGCCGCTGCAGTAA